The Hyphomicrobiales bacterium genome has a window encoding:
- a CDS encoding Alcohol dehydrogenase, translating into MKIRAAVLNESPVAAPYAQSRPLRIEELDLAPPGRDEVLVRVRAAGLCHSDLSVIDGNRPRPVPMVLGHEAAGEVVETGEGVDDLKPGDRVVMVFVPSCGHCAPCAEGRPALCEPGNAANGRGEMLGGGRRLSTHGQPVHHHIGVSAFAEHAVISRRSLVKVEADIPHEIAALFGCAVLTGVGAAVNTARIKAGETVAVVGLGGVGLSALLGAIACGASRVIAVDLADDKLELAQALGATDAFNAAAPDVVEAIKLATKGGVDHGLEMAGSVKALDLAYQITRRGGTTTTAGLANPAHTLSLSPVRLVAEERTLKGSYVGSCVPSRDIPRFIELYQRGRLAVDKLWTSSGSLDEINEGFDALNEGRTIRHIVRM; encoded by the coding sequence ATGAAGATTCGCGCCGCCGTCCTAAACGAAAGCCCGGTTGCGGCTCCCTATGCGCAGAGCCGCCCGCTGCGGATCGAGGAACTCGATCTCGCCCCGCCCGGCCGCGACGAGGTTCTGGTCAGGGTCCGCGCCGCCGGACTGTGCCATTCCGACCTCTCGGTCATCGACGGCAACCGCCCGCGCCCGGTGCCGATGGTGCTCGGCCATGAGGCGGCCGGCGAGGTCGTCGAGACCGGCGAGGGCGTCGATGATCTCAAGCCCGGCGACCGCGTCGTGATGGTGTTCGTGCCGTCCTGCGGGCATTGCGCGCCCTGCGCCGAGGGGCGCCCGGCCCTCTGCGAGCCCGGCAATGCCGCCAATGGGCGCGGCGAGATGCTCGGCGGCGGACGCAGGCTCTCGACGCATGGCCAGCCGGTGCATCACCATATCGGCGTCTCGGCCTTCGCCGAACACGCGGTGATCTCGCGCCGCTCGCTGGTCAAGGTCGAGGCGGATATCCCGCATGAGATCGCGGCTTTGTTCGGCTGCGCCGTGCTAACCGGCGTCGGCGCGGCGGTGAACACCGCACGGATCAAGGCCGGCGAGACGGTCGCGGTGGTTGGGCTCGGCGGCGTCGGGCTTTCGGCCCTGCTGGGCGCCATCGCCTGCGGTGCCTCGCGGGTCATTGCCGTCGATCTCGCCGACGACAAGCTCGAACTGGCCCAGGCTTTGGGCGCTACCGATGCCTTCAACGCGGCCGCCCCGGATGTCGTCGAGGCGATCAAGCTGGCGACGAAGGGCGGCGTCGATCACGGGCTGGAGATGGCGGGCTCGGTCAAGGCGCTCGACCTCGCCTACCAGATCACGCGGCGCGGCGGCACGACGACGACGGCAGGCCTCGCCAACCCTGCCCATACGCTGTCGCTCTCGCCGGTGCGGCTGGTCGCGGAGGAGCGGACGCTGAAGGGCTCCTATGTCGGCTCCTGCGTGCCCTCGCGCGACATTCCGCGCTTCATCGAACTCTATCAGCGCGGGCGGCTGGCCGTAGACAAGCTCTGGACCAGTTCGGGCAGCCTCGACGAGATCAACGAGGGCTTCGATGCGCTGAACGAAGGCCGGACGATCCGGCACATCGTCAGGATGTGA